A window of the Molothrus ater isolate BHLD 08-10-18 breed brown headed cowbird chromosome 16, BPBGC_Mater_1.1, whole genome shotgun sequence genome harbors these coding sequences:
- the CDIP1 gene encoding cell death-inducing p53-target protein 1 isoform X2: MSNDPPPPYPGGPSAPLIEEKHGPPSAPEGVTPVVGQPQGVPIPPPEFGPPPYEPPSQPGFIPPHMPTDGSGPYVPPGYYPPPGPHPPMGYYPAPGPYPSPGGHTATVLVPPGAATTVTVLQGEIFQGAPVQTVCPHCQQAITTKISYEIGLMSFLLGFFCCFVGCDLCCCLIPCLFDDFKDVTHTCPNCKAYIYTYKRMC, from the exons ATGTCCAACGATCCCCCCCCTCCGTACCCGGGGGGCCCCTCGGCACCGCTGATAGAGGAGAAGCACGGCCCCCCCTCGGCACCAG AGGGTGTCACCCCAGTggtgggacagccccagggggtTCCTATACCCCCTCCTGAGTTCGGACCCCCCCCATATGAGCCCCCCTCTCAGCCGGGGTTCATACCCCCCCACATGCCCACGGATGGCTCTGGGCCCTACGTGCCACCAG GATATTACCCACCCCCAGGCCCCCACCCCCCCATGGGCTACTACCCTGCCCCAGGCCCCTACCCCTCTCCTGGTGGCCACACGGCCACAGTGCTGGTGCCCCCGGGAGCTGCCACCACAGtgacagtgctgcagggagagatcTTCCAGGGAGCCCCTGTGCAGACAGTgtgtccccactgccagcaaGCCATCACCACCAAGATCTCCTACGAGATTGGGCTCATGAGCTTCCTTCTGGGCTTCTTCTGCTGCTTCGTGGG gtgcgatctctgctgctgcctgatcCCCTGCCTGTTCGATGACTTCAAGGACGTGACACACACGTGTCCCAACTGCAAGGCCTACATCTACACGTACAAGCGCATGTGCTAA
- the CDIP1 gene encoding cell death-inducing p53-target protein 1 isoform X1 produces MSNDPPPPYPGGPSAPLIEEKHGPPSAPEGVTPVVGQPQGVPIPPPEFGPPPYEPPSQPGFIPPHMPTDGSGPYVPPAGYYPPPGPHPPMGYYPAPGPYPSPGGHTATVLVPPGAATTVTVLQGEIFQGAPVQTVCPHCQQAITTKISYEIGLMSFLLGFFCCFVGCDLCCCLIPCLFDDFKDVTHTCPNCKAYIYTYKRMC; encoded by the exons ATGTCCAACGATCCCCCCCCTCCGTACCCGGGGGGCCCCTCGGCACCGCTGATAGAGGAGAAGCACGGCCCCCCCTCGGCACCAG AGGGTGTCACCCCAGTggtgggacagccccagggggtTCCTATACCCCCTCCTGAGTTCGGACCCCCCCCATATGAGCCCCCCTCTCAGCCGGGGTTCATACCCCCCCACATGCCCACGGATGGCTCTGGGCCCTACGTGCCACCAG CAGGATATTACCCACCCCCAGGCCCCCACCCCCCCATGGGCTACTACCCTGCCCCAGGCCCCTACCCCTCTCCTGGTGGCCACACGGCCACAGTGCTGGTGCCCCCGGGAGCTGCCACCACAGtgacagtgctgcagggagagatcTTCCAGGGAGCCCCTGTGCAGACAGTgtgtccccactgccagcaaGCCATCACCACCAAGATCTCCTACGAGATTGGGCTCATGAGCTTCCTTCTGGGCTTCTTCTGCTGCTTCGTGGG gtgcgatctctgctgctgcctgatcCCCTGCCTGTTCGATGACTTCAAGGACGTGACACACACGTGTCCCAACTGCAAGGCCTACATCTACACGTACAAGCGCATGTGCTAA